From the genome of bacterium, one region includes:
- the pgsW gene encoding poly-gamma-glutamate system protein, producing the protein MAFRPSLRSIWTLVAMAAICYGLYIWAEYSRVVTNRDHYEEKLIAANRMNNALRALAQRDAGGGEVLESYGDPRIDAIVGQQFSTITTDIASFEEKLSSANPNLAAVAVEMLIEAKLKRGDRVAVAMTGSSPGKNLAVLCACDALGITPYTICALSSTWWGATDPRNTWLDMQKFLNDSGIVKSRIVASSRGGLDDNAKGLSATGRIELAAAAERAGVPLLESASGVMAGSLWWKTFKAASPDQPFAAYVNVGEGVASLGHAENAQLLSSGTYRQLPVRNWPGRGALHAAAADGLPVVQISDASKLSRDYGLGAPKIPLSDPGRGDVFTSIKYDLRVTVTALIIAFGALFVLVRLDAKYFRLADAGVDPETLL; encoded by the coding sequence ATGGCCTTTAGACCGAGTTTGCGTTCCATCTGGACATTGGTGGCCATGGCGGCGATCTGTTACGGTCTTTACATATGGGCGGAATACAGTCGCGTGGTGACAAATCGCGATCACTACGAGGAAAAACTGATCGCCGCCAACCGCATGAATAACGCGTTGAGGGCGCTTGCGCAACGCGACGCCGGCGGTGGTGAAGTGCTGGAATCGTACGGCGATCCCCGCATAGACGCGATCGTTGGGCAGCAATTCTCGACCATTACGACGGACATTGCGAGCTTTGAAGAGAAGCTGAGCAGCGCCAATCCAAATTTGGCCGCTGTAGCGGTGGAAATGCTCATCGAGGCCAAGCTCAAACGAGGCGATCGAGTAGCAGTTGCCATGACTGGTTCGAGTCCGGGCAAGAACTTAGCAGTGCTATGCGCTTGTGATGCCTTAGGCATTACACCGTATACGATTTGCGCCCTGAGTTCGACGTGGTGGGGTGCCACCGATCCGCGCAACACCTGGCTCGATATGCAGAAGTTCCTGAATGACAGCGGGATTGTCAAATCAAGAATCGTCGCTTCGTCGCGCGGCGGGCTGGATGACAACGCTAAGGGACTTTCGGCCACGGGACGGATTGAATTGGCTGCGGCGGCGGAACGTGCCGGCGTCCCATTGCTCGAAAGTGCTTCGGGCGTCATGGCTGGCTCCTTGTGGTGGAAGACGTTCAAGGCTGCGTCGCCCGACCAGCCCTTCGCGGCATACGTCAATGTGGGTGAAGGCGTAGCAAGTTTAGGGCACGCTGAGAACGCCCAGCTCTTGTCCAGCGGGACCTACCGCCAGTTACCGGTTCGCAACTGGCCGGGTCGCGGCGCTCTGCATGCTGCTGCGGCGGATGGCCTGCCGGTTGTCCAGATTAGTGACGCGTCAAAACTCTCACGCGACTATGGCTTGGGAGCGCCGAAAATTCCGCTGTCCGACCCGGGCCGCGGCGATGTGTTCACTTCAATTAAGTACGATTTGCGCGTCACTGTAACCGCATTGATTATTGCCTTCGGCGCGTTGTTTGTGTTGGTAAGGTTAGACGCTAAGTACTTCCGTCTTGCCGATGCCGGTGTTGATCCGGAGACGCTTCTTTAG
- a CDS encoding helix-turn-helix domain-containing protein, whose product MNESQPSSPTTVFCDELRKAREYQGISLAEIAAQTRLPTEYLDALEAGRLDVIPNPIRRAVIATYAKAAGMNADKVLRTLEELEGVQRSAAPGTGSLDRGGRERMTVGMTRTQIRTAWFASIAGNRLLHWSLTLLLLLVGALLAAQWHAGGQLSFGKHASLIRVGEPVSEFRTSAWFEYREQFADSLRYLVDFPTQEAVFTVFDTTDVKWFLGLEPCSSLLLYPHDKIKFIHQSGLRVESLGPLRGYMIADTDTFRAHVTKDSLVSWVVAPDAVQTDTVATDTDPKAAKKG is encoded by the coding sequence GTGAACGAATCGCAACCATCTTCTCCAACGACCGTTTTCTGTGACGAGCTGCGGAAGGCTCGCGAGTACCAAGGGATTTCGTTAGCCGAAATCGCAGCGCAAACGCGCCTGCCCACGGAGTATCTGGACGCCCTCGAAGCTGGGCGGCTCGACGTGATTCCGAATCCAATCCGGCGGGCGGTCATTGCCACGTATGCCAAGGCCGCCGGAATGAACGCCGACAAGGTCCTTCGGACATTAGAGGAGCTTGAGGGGGTCCAACGATCAGCGGCACCCGGAACGGGCAGTTTGGACAGAGGCGGCCGTGAACGGATGACCGTTGGCATGACGCGAACCCAAATTCGCACCGCTTGGTTTGCGAGCATTGCCGGCAACCGGCTCCTCCATTGGTCCTTGACACTCCTCCTCTTGCTGGTCGGTGCGTTGCTGGCAGCACAGTGGCACGCTGGGGGTCAATTGAGTTTCGGGAAGCACGCCAGCCTCATTCGGGTAGGAGAGCCTGTGTCTGAGTTTCGGACTTCGGCGTGGTTTGAATATCGCGAGCAGTTTGCGGATTCTCTCAGATATCTCGTAGATTTTCCAACACAAGAGGCCGTATTTACGGTATTTGACACAACTGATGTCAAGTGGTTTCTTGGCCTTGAGCCATGCTCAAGCTTGCTCTTGTATCCGCATGATAAGATTAAGTTTATTCACCAGTCAGGCCTTCGAGTCGAGTCGTTGGGCCCGTTGCGTGGCTACATGATTGCCGATACAGATACCTTTCGAGCGCACGTCACCAAAGACTCGTTGGTCAGTTGGGTCGTCGCTCCGGATGCCGTTCAGACGGATACCGTGGCGACCGATACGGACCCCAAGGCCGCAAAAAAGGGTTGA
- the pgsC gene encoding poly-gamma-glutamate biosynthesis protein PgsC: MIELTIGLGVLISLLFHEVVGAAAGGIVVPGYLALHLDNPAKLAGTFVVAFFAFLCIRLVSRFMFVYGRRRMVLAIMFGFILGYISRNVILTDVWISDVRLEAIGFIIPGLIANWFERQGVVKTLATMLIAAPLVRLLVMLLTGGEIYHGL, translated from the coding sequence ATGATTGAATTGACCATAGGGCTGGGTGTACTGATCAGCCTGCTGTTCCATGAGGTCGTTGGCGCGGCAGCAGGGGGCATCGTTGTCCCCGGCTATCTTGCGCTGCACCTGGACAACCCGGCTAAACTCGCCGGAACTTTTGTCGTAGCATTCTTCGCCTTTCTTTGCATTCGGCTGGTCTCGCGCTTCATGTTCGTGTACGGCCGCCGTCGCATGGTGCTGGCCATCATGTTCGGCTTCATACTGGGTTATATCAGCCGCAATGTCATCTTGACGGACGTCTGGATCTCGGATGTCCGGCTTGAGGCTATTGGCTTCATCATCCCCGGTTTGATCGCGAATTGGTTTGAGCGGCAAGGAGTGGTCAAGACGCTCGCAACGATGTTGATTGCGGCTCCGCTGGTCCGCCTGCTGGTCATGCTATTGACCGGAGGGGAGATTTACCATGGCCTTTAG
- a CDS encoding glycosyltransferase, whose translation MGNLLIIFVAAVAVVTAGYAVMMLLFAWGLKRLARNQIAEPTQWPSVSVIMPARNEAGVLPWTLRSLMRQDYKGEWQVIVVDDRSDDATPVVLADLARGYPQLRIVRIVESAGGSPKKFALSQGIAAATGEIIVTTDADCQYDEGWLRGLVMHLADGVGVVAGLTIFDLPEYRTVPAWQKIQWLDFFVQNFLAAGSLGWGHAASCNGSNLCFRREVYDQISGYGATAEVVSGDDVLFAQRVAAGTSWKMVFATRPETIVRSLPVANLRELLHQRLRWASKGLTYRGSMLGFLFAVYAYYLALLALPVAAAFQPQWWNMVAAVWGTKLVVDSVLIVTGAFTFRQQRLLPHFPAYELLHIVFTPFIGFAGLLLPYHWKGDWYRTATLPGSITRRWLKLPARSKKSASDMAAQR comes from the coding sequence TTGGGTAATCTGCTCATCATCTTCGTTGCCGCAGTGGCAGTTGTTACCGCTGGATATGCGGTAATGATGCTGTTGTTTGCATGGGGATTGAAACGGCTCGCCCGGAATCAAATCGCCGAGCCAACGCAGTGGCCGTCCGTGAGTGTCATCATGCCTGCGCGCAATGAAGCCGGTGTGCTCCCTTGGACTTTACGTTCATTGATGCGTCAGGATTACAAGGGCGAGTGGCAGGTCATCGTCGTTGACGACCGCAGCGACGATGCAACGCCCGTTGTGTTAGCTGATTTGGCGCGCGGCTATCCGCAGTTGAGAATTGTGCGCATCGTTGAGTCGGCCGGCGGATCACCGAAGAAGTTCGCCTTGTCTCAAGGCATTGCGGCGGCGACCGGCGAGATTATCGTGACGACTGACGCCGACTGTCAATACGACGAGGGCTGGCTGCGGGGTCTGGTGATGCATTTGGCCGATGGCGTTGGCGTCGTGGCAGGATTGACGATTTTTGACCTGCCGGAGTATCGAACGGTGCCTGCCTGGCAGAAGATTCAATGGCTGGACTTCTTCGTGCAGAACTTTCTTGCGGCCGGGTCCCTGGGATGGGGCCACGCGGCGAGCTGCAACGGCAGCAATCTGTGCTTCCGCCGCGAGGTGTACGACCAAATCTCGGGCTATGGCGCGACTGCAGAAGTCGTTTCGGGTGACGATGTTCTGTTTGCCCAGCGGGTTGCCGCGGGAACGTCGTGGAAAATGGTGTTTGCCACGCGTCCGGAAACGATTGTGAGATCACTGCCCGTGGCAAACCTGCGTGAGCTACTGCATCAGCGACTACGGTGGGCCTCGAAAGGCCTTACTTACCGCGGTAGCATGCTGGGTTTTCTGTTTGCCGTCTATGCGTACTATCTTGCGCTGTTGGCGTTGCCGGTGGCGGCTGCCTTTCAACCACAGTGGTGGAACATGGTGGCCGCTGTTTGGGGGACCAAGCTCGTCGTGGACAGCGTGTTGATTGTCACGGGGGCATTTACCTTCCGACAGCAGCGGCTGTTGCCACACTTCCCGGCATACGAACTGCTTCATATAGTTTTTACACCGTTCATTGGTTTCGCCGGGCTGCTGCTGCCCTACCATTGGAAAGGTGATTGGTACCGTACCGCAACACTCCCGGGAAGCATCACCCGTCGGTGGTTGAAGCTCCCGGCGCGGTCGAAGAAATCTGCATCTGACATGGCGGCTCAACGATGA
- a CDS encoding polysaccharide deacetylase family protein, giving the protein MIELGQFTPRLALGWQTLCERSGDAAITFDDGPDPQTTPALLRTLDALNLKATMFVIGQKCRGNATLLREITAAGHTLACHGYAHERHWFKKSSFVTASIRQTLFLLQDYGLQMAPLFRPPFGAIDFRMHRRVVELKCTPVLWSAHVSDWKQQSPIELRQRMAASVHDRMILLLHDGHETSPNVREQLPYLRDEIERRGLHSVTLATAAGSLVTA; this is encoded by the coding sequence ATGATTGAATTGGGGCAATTTACTCCCCGTCTGGCGTTGGGCTGGCAGACGCTATGTGAACGCAGCGGCGACGCGGCGATCACATTTGACGATGGTCCCGATCCGCAGACCACGCCGGCGCTGCTGCGGACTCTTGATGCACTGAATCTCAAGGCAACGATGTTTGTAATCGGTCAGAAGTGCCGTGGCAATGCGACATTACTCCGCGAGATTACGGCAGCGGGCCATACGCTTGCGTGTCATGGCTACGCCCACGAGCGCCATTGGTTCAAGAAATCGTCTTTTGTGACGGCAAGCATCCGCCAGACGCTGTTCTTGCTGCAGGATTACGGTCTACAGATGGCGCCGCTATTCAGGCCGCCGTTTGGCGCGATTGATTTCCGCATGCACCGGCGTGTAGTTGAACTCAAATGTACACCCGTATTGTGGTCAGCGCATGTCTCGGATTGGAAACAGCAATCTCCCATTGAATTGCGGCAGCGGATGGCGGCCAGTGTTCACGATCGCATGATTCTGCTGCTGCACGACGGTCACGAGACATCACCTAATGTGCGGGAGCAATTGCCGTATCTGCGGGACGAGATTGAACGCCGAGGGTTACACTCCGTGACATTGGCAACGGCCGCGGGGAGCCTGGTTACGGCATGA
- a CDS encoding flippase-like domain-containing protein — MLPRWLKLVATVGVLALLVWQVRWPELLTAVGQISGWGVLAAIALWLPNQYLQYLRWKLVARRAGSAVPASDIRASYWLGHTLGFVTPGRIGAYGRGLFLKTVPVREATALTVLERIYSALTVNGFGLIALGLLPALGWHAPWANWGQTVSTAMVGVGAAILTVGLVPGHAARMLVPWLKRRSWGNGVAGALTSVSSVGAGASLVYMSLAAGALAVSLVQFVCLLSALGTSVPLLAGILAVHLNFFLKGNIPLTLGNLGVGEWTALLCLRGLGVPDAQAVAASLLLFGLNVAIPALIGVRHLRRVLTIHHDWSRRLG; from the coding sequence GTGCTGCCGCGTTGGTTGAAACTTGTTGCGACGGTTGGTGTTTTGGCGCTGCTGGTCTGGCAGGTAAGATGGCCGGAGCTTCTGACTGCGGTCGGGCAAATCAGCGGATGGGGCGTTTTGGCCGCGATTGCTCTTTGGCTTCCAAATCAGTACTTACAGTATCTGCGCTGGAAGTTAGTCGCGCGTCGTGCTGGATCTGCCGTGCCGGCCTCCGACATCCGCGCAAGCTACTGGCTCGGCCACACGCTGGGCTTTGTTACGCCTGGTCGCATCGGCGCATACGGGCGCGGGCTATTCTTGAAAACCGTGCCTGTGCGCGAGGCCACTGCCTTGACCGTACTCGAACGGATCTACAGTGCCTTGACTGTGAACGGATTTGGTCTGATCGCCTTGGGCTTACTCCCCGCTCTTGGCTGGCATGCGCCGTGGGCCAATTGGGGGCAAACTGTTTCTACTGCAATGGTCGGCGTAGGCGCGGCAATATTGACCGTCGGGCTTGTACCGGGCCATGCGGCACGCATGTTGGTGCCGTGGCTGAAGCGCCGTTCGTGGGGAAATGGAGTCGCCGGGGCATTGACGTCGGTGTCGTCAGTCGGCGCAGGCGCGTCGTTGGTTTATATGTCCTTGGCAGCCGGTGCGCTTGCCGTTTCACTTGTCCAATTCGTCTGCCTGTTGTCCGCATTAGGTACTTCGGTTCCACTATTGGCAGGAATACTGGCTGTGCACTTGAATTTCTTTCTCAAGGGGAATATTCCCCTTACGCTGGGAAATCTGGGCGTTGGCGAGTGGACAGCTCTGTTGTGTCTACGCGGCCTGGGCGTGCCCGACGCGCAGGCGGTGGCCGCATCCCTGTTGTTGTTTGGATTGAATGTCGCGATTCCCGCACTCATTGGCGTTCGGCATCTGCGCCGCGTGCTGACGATACACCACGACTGGAGCCGCCGCCTTGGGTAA
- the ligA gene encoding NAD-dependent DNA ligase LigA, with the protein MLSLQNSYDQRDLEEFHRRVVSGLEGEQPEYSCELKFDGVSLLLTYEHGQLTRAATRGDGEQGDDVTANIRTVRGLPLALQTTTVRTKIPEVLHVRGEAYMRTDDFLAFNEEQVAEGKKPLANPRNTVAGSLKLLDPALVARRPLRIVCYAYESPDLPIESHGAGLDRLREFGLPTSAESAVHTTIEGVQGYWESWEAKRDTLPFEIDGVVVKVNSFEQQRKLGVTSRAPRWALACKFSPRQAFTTLSGVSFQIGRTGVLTPVAELEPVSLGGVTVRRATLHNFEEVARLDLHVGDVVTLERGGDVIPKITGVVLDRRPRDARRIVEPESCPVCGAALERVPGEVALRCTNPDDPEVIKRQIEHFASRGALDIAGLGSETVAALVDQGLVRDVGDLFNLPTNKLLALPGFADKSAEKLVSALNAAKSGSLDRVIFGLGIRFVGETTARTLASHFAGMTDLAAAAPADLEMLPDVGPRVAQAIVEYFQSPAWHTISKKFELAGLALRSDLAVERGTALTGMTIVVTGSLTRYSREEIERVIIAQGGKPTGSVSKKTSFILAGEKAGSKLDKALALGVRVLSEEEFDQLLAGQLSL; encoded by the coding sequence ATGCTGTCGCTGCAGAACTCGTATGATCAGCGTGATCTGGAGGAGTTCCATCGGCGCGTCGTCAGCGGTCTGGAAGGCGAACAGCCGGAGTATTCCTGCGAGTTGAAGTTCGACGGTGTGTCCCTGTTGCTGACCTATGAACACGGTCAACTGACTCGGGCCGCCACTCGTGGGGACGGGGAGCAGGGCGATGACGTTACCGCCAATATCCGCACGGTGCGCGGGCTGCCGTTGGCTCTACAAACCACAACGGTGCGGACTAAGATACCAGAAGTACTTCATGTGCGCGGCGAAGCCTATATGCGCACCGACGACTTCCTGGCATTTAACGAAGAGCAGGTGGCGGAAGGGAAAAAGCCGCTTGCCAATCCACGCAATACCGTGGCCGGTTCATTGAAATTACTTGATCCCGCTTTGGTAGCGCGCCGCCCGTTGCGCATCGTGTGCTACGCGTATGAGTCGCCGGACCTGCCGATCGAATCGCATGGTGCAGGGCTTGATCGCCTCAGAGAATTTGGTTTGCCAACGAGCGCCGAAAGCGCTGTTCACACCACGATTGAAGGTGTGCAAGGATATTGGGAGTCATGGGAAGCCAAACGCGATACTTTGCCCTTCGAAATCGATGGCGTTGTCGTCAAGGTCAATTCGTTTGAGCAGCAGCGTAAGTTAGGCGTCACCTCTCGTGCGCCGCGTTGGGCACTTGCTTGCAAATTCTCACCTCGTCAAGCGTTCACGACGCTGAGCGGTGTTTCCTTCCAGATTGGAAGAACAGGCGTCTTGACTCCGGTCGCTGAGTTAGAACCGGTTTCGCTGGGTGGAGTCACGGTGCGCCGGGCGACGCTGCACAACTTCGAAGAGGTTGCACGGCTTGATTTGCATGTGGGAGATGTGGTCACGCTCGAGCGCGGCGGGGATGTAATTCCGAAGATAACCGGAGTAGTGCTCGACCGCCGACCGCGCGATGCCCGGAGAATCGTCGAACCGGAGTCATGCCCAGTTTGTGGCGCGGCGCTTGAACGGGTACCCGGCGAAGTCGCGTTGCGTTGTACAAATCCCGACGACCCCGAAGTCATCAAACGCCAAATCGAGCACTTTGCATCGCGCGGCGCGCTCGATATTGCTGGCTTGGGTTCGGAGACGGTCGCGGCCTTGGTGGACCAAGGACTCGTGCGCGATGTCGGTGACTTGTTCAATCTCCCGACCAACAAGCTGTTGGCGCTTCCGGGCTTTGCCGACAAGTCCGCAGAAAAGCTGGTATCAGCGCTGAACGCGGCAAAATCGGGGAGCTTGGATCGCGTGATTTTCGGACTCGGAATTCGATTCGTTGGCGAAACCACTGCCCGCACACTTGCGTCCCATTTCGCGGGAATGACCGACCTGGCGGCGGCCGCACCAGCGGATCTCGAGATGCTGCCGGATGTCGGTCCACGCGTCGCTCAGGCTATCGTTGAGTACTTCCAATCGCCGGCGTGGCATACAATCTCGAAGAAATTCGAGCTCGCCGGATTGGCGCTTCGTAGTGATCTGGCCGTTGAACGCGGCACGGCACTGACGGGGATGACGATCGTGGTGACCGGATCGTTGACGCGCTATTCGCGTGAAGAGATTGAGCGCGTGATTATCGCACAGGGCGGCAAGCCGACCGGTTCGGTCTCGAAGAAGACATCGTTTATCCTGGCAGGGGAGAAGGCTGGGTCGAAGCTCGACAAGGCGCTGGCGCTTGGGGTACGCGTGCTTTCTGAAGAGGAATTTGATCAGCTTCTCGCCGGTCAACTAAGTTTATGA
- a CDS encoding glycosyltransferase, protein MIGTTLAVGAGLLHGVAGVLLGAALLRRDPDEPTELPQISIVVPARNEAANLPRLLRSLAKLDYPVDKVELVLVNDDSTDNTRDVAVRLGADLPFRVRIIDAVHHAGETLPPTKTLPLAQGIDAAQGELILMTDGDCEVQPSWARDIVRHFEPGVGLVCGITLPDYDKAGDRITRYEAVDWSLLLGVCAGMCRLGSPLALIGNNYAVRRTCYDSVGTFRKIEHNRIDDIALFRAVAESGKWTIAFAVTPGACAATLPIGGTRDIVKQRYRWMEGFAAVNRTGKLLFGFGLTTHLLWPLALLLGWPAAFITIAAILIGDWAVIAAGLIRLGKRGLRGYALTYPVWACLYGWQLLVAMFVRPEIKWKERKLA, encoded by the coding sequence ATGATCGGGACGACTTTGGCGGTCGGGGCGGGTTTGCTGCACGGTGTGGCAGGAGTGCTTTTGGGTGCGGCGTTGCTGCGCCGAGACCCGGATGAACCCACCGAACTTCCGCAGATCTCGATAGTCGTACCGGCGCGCAACGAAGCCGCGAACCTGCCACGATTGCTGAGGTCGCTGGCTAAACTCGACTACCCGGTTGACAAGGTTGAATTGGTGCTCGTCAACGACGATTCGACTGACAACACGCGCGACGTTGCTGTGCGATTAGGCGCGGACCTGCCGTTTCGCGTGCGCATCATAGACGCGGTTCATCACGCTGGCGAAACATTGCCGCCGACCAAGACGCTGCCGTTGGCCCAGGGAATCGATGCTGCCCAAGGCGAGCTGATTCTGATGACCGACGGCGACTGCGAAGTCCAACCAAGTTGGGCACGCGATATTGTTCGGCATTTCGAACCCGGCGTCGGGCTTGTGTGCGGAATCACGCTGCCTGACTACGACAAAGCTGGTGACCGCATCACGCGCTATGAGGCCGTAGACTGGTCTCTGTTGCTGGGCGTCTGCGCCGGCATGTGTCGGCTGGGCAGTCCGCTGGCACTCATCGGGAACAACTATGCAGTTCGGCGGACGTGTTACGATTCAGTCGGCACATTTCGCAAGATCGAGCACAATCGCATTGACGATATCGCTCTGTTTCGCGCGGTCGCGGAGTCTGGTAAGTGGACCATTGCTTTTGCCGTAACGCCGGGTGCGTGCGCCGCGACTTTGCCGATCGGTGGGACGCGTGACATCGTCAAGCAGCGCTATCGTTGGATGGAGGGCTTCGCTGCGGTGAACCGAACGGGAAAGCTCTTGTTTGGATTTGGACTGACGACACATCTGCTGTGGCCGTTGGCGCTGCTCCTGGGTTGGCCGGCGGCCTTCATCACGATCGCCGCAATCCTGATCGGTGATTGGGCCGTGATCGCCGCTGGGCTGATACGGCTTGGCAAACGAGGTTTGCGAGGGTATGCACTCACCTATCCTGTCTGGGCGTGCCTTTACGGCTGGCAACTCCTAGTCGCAATGTTCGTACGACCGGAAATCAAATGGAAAGAGCGCAAACTTGCCTAA
- the pgsB gene encoding poly-gamma-glutamate synthase PgsB — translation MVFLTVAFIALLAYAVAEYYQHQRRARSIPIRIHVNGTRGKSSVTRLIAAGLRAGGIRTVAKTTGTLPRIIDVDGLEIPIKRRAGANIIEQVKVFQYFFTRKPQAIVIECMAVNPEYQWICEHRFVNATVGVITNTRLDHILEMGPTLENVTRSLCNTLPPDGIAFTAEQAMFWMMRKEAERADCRLYRVNTDSVTYLELGQFSYIEHADNVALALAVCEHYHVPRETALHGMYTCFPDPGALRVIEAEENGNVLQFINALAANDPMSTLAIWQKVKTLSTELGTVCFMLNTRADRYDRTIQLLEMVRDNLRDEFDYFFLNGENLERVYNSLPDYGIDQSKAVKIGMADPQVTYDAMFERVKGIGTAFAMGNVGKGGLDVATYFAQRRRTRTGVNAA, via the coding sequence ATGGTCTTCCTCACCGTTGCCTTCATCGCCCTCCTGGCCTATGCGGTTGCTGAGTACTATCAGCACCAGCGTCGGGCTCGCAGTATCCCGATTCGCATCCATGTCAATGGCACCCGCGGCAAATCGTCGGTAACCCGGCTGATTGCGGCGGGCTTACGTGCGGGCGGTATTCGCACGGTCGCCAAGACGACGGGGACGCTGCCCCGAATCATTGACGTTGATGGTCTGGAAATCCCGATCAAGCGGCGTGCGGGTGCGAACATTATTGAGCAAGTCAAGGTCTTTCAGTATTTCTTCACGCGGAAGCCGCAGGCCATCGTGATCGAGTGCATGGCCGTAAACCCGGAATACCAGTGGATATGCGAACACCGGTTCGTCAATGCCACAGTCGGTGTGATCACGAACACGCGGCTCGACCACATTCTGGAGATGGGACCAACTCTGGAGAATGTTACGCGCTCGCTCTGCAATACCTTGCCGCCAGACGGCATCGCCTTTACGGCGGAGCAGGCCATGTTCTGGATGATGCGCAAAGAGGCTGAACGCGCCGATTGCCGCCTATATCGCGTCAACACGGACAGCGTAACGTATCTCGAGCTGGGCCAGTTTTCCTATATCGAGCACGCGGACAACGTTGCACTGGCGCTGGCGGTTTGCGAACACTATCACGTGCCACGGGAAACGGCTCTGCACGGTATGTATACCTGTTTCCCTGACCCGGGTGCTTTACGAGTCATCGAGGCCGAGGAGAATGGCAACGTTCTTCAGTTCATCAACGCACTTGCGGCCAATGATCCGATGTCCACGTTAGCCATTTGGCAAAAGGTGAAGACTTTGTCCACGGAGTTGGGCACCGTATGTTTCATGCTGAATACTCGCGCCGACCGATATGACCGCACGATCCAATTGCTGGAAATGGTGCGCGACAACCTGCGTGACGAATTTGATTACTTTTTCCTGAACGGGGAGAATCTCGAACGCGTGTACAACAGCTTGCCGGACTACGGCATTGACCAAAGCAAAGCGGTCAAGATCGGCATGGCTGACCCGCAGGTAACTTATGACGCGATGTTTGAACGCGTGAAGGGTATCGGAACGGCGTTCGCAATGGGCAATGTTGGCAAGGGGGGATTGGATGTGGCCACGTATTTCGCACAGCGCCGCCGCACCCGTACGGGTGTGAATGCGGCTTAG
- a CDS encoding glycosyltransferase has translation MTWLAAALIALPSAMWLFGLLLWRARADNPVAGATAIQAGVVVVARNEAPTIETCLRAILDQKPPIARVMLLDDGSTDETVSLAQGLAARDARLEIQAMPQSPRPRSPKKEALATGFRELGTPQVFCTDADCVVPPTWSGAMIKGRPDDVGAVIGASFPPAPATTAERVYRWERLVANALMASACGWGKPASACGHSILYCAEALKAVDAPVRRDLPSGDDDLTVQAISRAGWRVQFCDSPDSVVADLGGLRGSRWDQAARHQSVVRFYPWYWRLLFAATIVASLAAIVVLLGLPVMQSRVVMAGVALKFLLDSATGAVIASRLRLNITVVEIILASLLLPIWTVWRAASGLMGRASSWRGRSSVTQIA, from the coding sequence TTGACCTGGCTCGCGGCTGCCTTGATTGCGTTGCCATCTGCTATGTGGCTGTTCGGACTGCTTTTGTGGCGGGCCCGGGCAGATAACCCCGTTGCGGGTGCCACCGCGATACAGGCTGGTGTCGTCGTTGTCGCTCGCAACGAAGCGCCTACCATTGAAACGTGTCTCAGGGCCATTCTGGACCAGAAACCGCCGATTGCACGGGTTATGTTGCTCGATGACGGTTCCACGGACGAGACGGTCTCGCTGGCCCAGGGCCTCGCCGCGCGGGATGCCCGGCTGGAAATCCAGGCTATGCCGCAGTCTCCTCGTCCCCGCAGTCCCAAGAAGGAGGCGCTCGCGACCGGATTTCGGGAGCTGGGTACACCGCAAGTATTTTGTACGGATGCTGATTGTGTCGTACCGCCGACTTGGTCTGGCGCCATGATCAAGGGTAGGCCGGATGATGTTGGTGCTGTGATCGGTGCCTCCTTTCCTCCGGCTCCTGCGACGACGGCTGAACGGGTGTATCGGTGGGAGCGCTTGGTTGCCAACGCGCTAATGGCTTCGGCCTGCGGCTGGGGCAAACCGGCATCGGCGTGCGGTCACTCGATCCTCTATTGCGCGGAGGCCCTGAAGGCCGTGGATGCGCCTGTGCGGCGTGACCTGCCATCCGGCGACGACGACTTGACAGTTCAAGCAATTTCTCGTGCAGGGTGGCGCGTGCAGTTTTGCGATTCGCCGGACAGCGTTGTTGCCGATTTAGGCGGACTACGCGGATCGCGGTGGGATCAAGCGGCGCGACATCAGAGCGTGGTTCGCTTCTATCCGTGGTATTGGAGGCTGTTGTTTGCGGCAACCATCGTTGCGAGTCTTGCCGCGATTGTGGTGCTGCTTGGCCTGCCGGTCATGCAGTCCCGAGTCGTTATGGCCGGTGTCGCTCTTAAGTTCTTGCTCGATTCCGCGACCGGTGCTGTGATCGCAAGCCGCTTACGGCTCAATATCACGGTCGTTGAGATCATTCTGGCGTCGTTGCTGCTTCCAATCTGGACCGTCTGGCGCGCTGCGTCCGGGCTCATGGGCCGCGCAAGCTCGTGGCGCGGTCGTTCTTCGGTCACACAAATCGCGTAG